The following are encoded in a window of Kaistia algarum genomic DNA:
- a CDS encoding OsmC family protein, whose amino-acid sequence MPTIKATLGSADFAVAMTAGPHNIAADEPVARGGGGTAPGPFDLVMSGLAACTIITLRMYAARKGWELGTIHAEIEHSRTAKDNHILRHLRFGAELTPDQIARLAEIAEKTPVTLALKQGSVIETHILPSLPDETPEHLDERLDEALEESFPASDPISVSPRETE is encoded by the coding sequence ATGCCGACCATCAAGGCAACGCTGGGCAGCGCGGACTTCGCTGTTGCCATGACCGCCGGACCGCACAATATCGCCGCCGACGAGCCGGTGGCACGGGGCGGCGGTGGCACGGCGCCCGGCCCGTTCGATCTCGTCATGAGCGGCCTTGCCGCCTGCACCATCATCACGCTGCGCATGTATGCCGCGCGCAAGGGCTGGGAACTCGGCACGATCCACGCCGAGATCGAGCACAGCCGCACGGCAAAGGACAACCACATCCTGCGCCATCTGCGCTTCGGCGCCGAGCTGACGCCGGATCAGATCGCCCGCCTTGCCGAGATCGCCGAGAAGACGCCGGTGACTCTGGCGTTGAAGCAGGGATCGGTGATCGAGACGCACATCCTGCCGTCGCTGCCGGACGAGACGCCGGAGCATCTCGACGAACGGCTCGACGAGGCGCTGGAAGAGAGCTTCCCGGCCAGCGACCCGATCAGCGTATCGCCGCGCGAGACCGAGTAG
- a CDS encoding carbonic anhydrase produces the protein MARFPNRLIRGYAAFREQRLPQESSRYRVLAEAGQRPRTMIVGCCDSRAAPETIFDAAPGELFVVRNVANLVPPYDPDGEYHGTSAAIEFGVMGLKVQHIVVLGHGRCGGVQAYMAARDGQGVGLASSDFIGKWITLIAPAEALVCDDPKETDDAQRALEFASIRKAVENLRTFPTIRSLEEIGEIELHGAWFDISTGELYLLDAETGRFSIPETA, from the coding sequence ATTGCGAGGTTCCCGAACCGTCTCATTCGCGGCTATGCGGCGTTCCGCGAGCAGCGACTGCCGCAGGAAAGTTCGCGCTACCGCGTGCTTGCCGAAGCAGGACAGCGGCCGCGCACCATGATCGTCGGCTGCTGCGACAGCCGCGCCGCGCCGGAAACCATCTTCGACGCCGCGCCGGGCGAACTCTTCGTCGTGCGCAACGTCGCCAATCTGGTTCCGCCTTATGATCCGGACGGCGAGTATCACGGCACCTCGGCGGCGATCGAGTTCGGCGTCATGGGCCTCAAGGTCCAGCATATCGTCGTGCTCGGCCATGGCCGCTGCGGCGGCGTGCAGGCCTATATGGCGGCCCGCGACGGCCAGGGCGTCGGCCTCGCCTCCAGCGACTTCATCGGCAAATGGATCACGCTGATCGCTCCGGCCGAAGCGCTCGTCTGCGACGATCCGAAGGAGACGGACGACGCGCAGCGGGCACTCGAATTCGCTTCGATCCGCAAGGCCGTCGAGAATCTGCGCACCTTCCCGACGATCCGCAGCCTTGAGGAAATCGGCGAGATCGAGTTGCACGGCGCGTGGTTCGACATCTCAACCGGCGAGCTCTACCTGCTCGACGCCGAAACTGGCCGCTTCTCGATCCCCGAGACGGCCTGA